The Desulfosporosinus acidiphilus SJ4 genome has a window encoding:
- a CDS encoding ABC transporter ATP-binding protein, giving the protein MVIRRLMGYLAPHKKSLTLSSIILILATFSDVIGPVLVKIFLDQHLVPRSFDRGALLILAISYVGLNILSALFHYRQLVSFNQIALKIVQQLRIDVFNHVQNLEFKVFDKTPAGALISRITNDTEAIKELFVGVLAAFVQNVVFMLGVFVAMFYLDVRLASFCLILLPIIFILMVGYRKVSTKVYRKLRKELSHLNAKLNESIQGMNIIQAMRQEKRFRQELQNINDDYYHAAMANIRLESLFVRPAVDLIYTFALIIILNYFGLQSITGSVQIGVLYAFINYIDRFFEPVNMMMQRLSQFQQSLVAAERVFELLDDQRTSRKVDSGSSPVIAKGKIEFKDVSFSYDSDIKGSEVLKSISFTAYPGQTVALVGHTGSGKSTIANLLLRFYPITQGEILIDGISVSEYSDQELRSKVGLVAQDPFLFVGTISSNISLARTEIKEKEVREAVSFVQAEDFIRRLPQGFQEPMGERGATLSSGQRQLICFARTIAGNPKILVLDEATANVDTETEEAIQNALKRMRQGRTTIAIAHRLSTIQDADLILVLHNGKIVERGTHSELLALEGLYYKMFLLQHGSRE; this is encoded by the coding sequence ATGGTGATTCGACGCCTGATGGGTTATCTTGCTCCCCATAAAAAGTCTTTGACCTTATCATCCATAATTCTCATCCTAGCTACCTTTTCTGATGTTATCGGGCCGGTTCTTGTGAAGATTTTTCTTGATCAGCATTTGGTACCGCGTTCCTTTGATCGTGGGGCACTATTAATTCTGGCAATCAGCTATGTAGGCTTGAACATACTGTCGGCACTATTTCACTATCGTCAATTAGTCAGTTTTAACCAAATAGCTTTAAAAATAGTTCAACAACTGCGAATTGATGTTTTCAACCATGTACAGAACCTGGAATTTAAAGTCTTTGATAAAACCCCTGCCGGTGCCTTAATATCTCGTATCACCAATGATACGGAAGCCATTAAAGAGTTGTTTGTGGGAGTTTTGGCTGCTTTCGTGCAGAATGTGGTGTTCATGCTTGGCGTTTTTGTGGCCATGTTTTATTTGGATGTGCGCTTAGCTTCATTTTGTCTGATTTTACTTCCCATTATTTTTATCCTCATGGTTGGCTATCGTAAAGTAAGTACCAAGGTGTACCGTAAATTACGCAAAGAACTTAGCCATCTTAATGCCAAACTGAACGAATCTATCCAAGGGATGAATATAATCCAGGCCATGCGCCAAGAGAAACGCTTTCGCCAGGAATTGCAGAACATTAACGATGATTACTATCACGCAGCCATGGCTAATATTCGCTTAGAAAGCCTTTTTGTGCGTCCGGCTGTTGACCTGATCTATACCTTTGCTTTAATCATTATCTTAAATTATTTCGGGCTCCAATCAATAACGGGATCAGTTCAAATTGGGGTTCTTTACGCTTTTATTAACTATATTGATCGATTCTTTGAACCGGTGAACATGATGATGCAGCGCTTATCTCAATTTCAACAATCGTTAGTTGCTGCGGAACGGGTTTTCGAACTATTGGATGATCAGCGTACAAGCCGGAAAGTTGATTCCGGCAGTTCTCCTGTCATTGCTAAGGGTAAGATTGAATTTAAAGATGTCAGTTTCTCATATGACAGTGACATTAAGGGGTCAGAGGTCTTGAAGTCGATCTCATTTACTGCTTATCCGGGGCAAACTGTCGCCTTAGTCGGGCACACCGGCAGCGGCAAAAGTACCATTGCTAATCTTCTCCTGCGGTTCTATCCGATCACCCAAGGGGAAATTCTCATTGATGGGATATCCGTATCCGAGTACTCTGATCAAGAGCTGCGGTCAAAAGTAGGACTTGTAGCCCAAGATCCCTTCTTATTTGTGGGAACTATCTCCAGTAATATTTCCCTCGCCCGAACTGAGATTAAGGAAAAAGAAGTTCGAGAGGCTGTTTCTTTTGTTCAGGCAGAGGATTTTATACGTAGGCTGCCCCAAGGATTTCAGGAGCCCATGGGAGAACGGGGAGCAACTTTATCCAGCGGTCAGCGTCAACTTATCTGTTTTGCCCGCACCATCGCCGGAAATCCTAAGATTCTAGTTTTGGATGAAGCCACAGCTAATGTGGATACGGAAACAGAGGAAGCCATCCAAAATGCTTTAAAAAGGATGCGGCAGGGACGAACAACCATCGCCATTGCCCATCGTCTTTCCACAATTCAGGATGCCGACCTGATTTTAGTCCTTCACAATGGTAAAATCGTGGAAAGGGGAACTCATTCTGAACTTTTGGCTTTAGAAGGGTTATATTACAAGATGTTTTTACTGCAGCACGGCAGCAGAGAATAA
- a CDS encoding PspC domain-containing protein, producing MARRLYRSSQDRQLGGVCGGIAEYLDLDPSLVRIGALLLLIVGGTGFLAYLVAWLIIPSEKKSDF from the coding sequence ATGGCGAGACGTTTGTATAGATCAAGCCAAGATCGGCAGCTCGGAGGCGTATGCGGCGGAATCGCAGAGTACTTAGATTTAGATCCCAGTCTGGTTAGAATAGGCGCATTACTTCTTCTCATAGTAGGTGGTACAGGTTTTTTGGCCTATCTTGTTGCCTGGCTCATTATACCAAGCGAAAAAAAATCTGATTTTTAA
- a CDS encoding IS1182 family transposase → MLKTKLHTKNYNELGGHYQLALPFNFNVLIPEDDSVRLLSHILEGLNYEALYKAYSSTGRKPVVEPKILFKVLTYAYMNNIYSSRKIEVACKRDINFMWLLAGCKAPDHSTIARFRKDYLKEAIEDLFFQMVKHLHELGEVEFKNLFVDGTKIEASANRYTFVWKKVVNKNEAKMFLKIQSCLEEINLTYLKDFNVTKETLLKDLKTAISYLEEKCQQEQIEFVHGIGKRKSKLQKFIESLKEFYTRQEKYNAHHQFFEGRNSYSKTDPDATFMHMKDDHMRNAQLKPAYNVQIGVESEYVTGVGIFQDRNDIATLIPFLNMLESKLQAHYENVTADSGYESEENYLYLEGKHQTCYIKPQTYEQWKKKSFKKDISKRENMAYNAEIDEYTCHNGKQLKPVGITHRTSATGYQSEITVYECEDCSDCPCKSRCTKAKGNRRMQVSKTFVAKRQISYRNITTKEGILLRVNRSIQVEGAFGVLKNDYNFDRFLTRGKNSVKTEFMLLCFGYNVNKLHSKIQNERIGKPLHPLKTA, encoded by the coding sequence ATGCTAAAAACCAAATTACACACTAAGAATTATAACGAATTAGGTGGACACTATCAATTAGCTTTGCCATTTAATTTTAACGTGTTAATACCAGAGGATGACTCCGTTCGACTACTAAGCCACATTTTGGAGGGATTAAATTACGAAGCGTTGTATAAGGCCTACTCTTCCACTGGAAGAAAACCGGTAGTCGAACCCAAAATCCTGTTTAAAGTATTGACCTATGCCTATATGAATAACATTTACTCCAGCCGAAAAATTGAAGTCGCCTGTAAAAGAGACATTAACTTCATGTGGTTATTGGCAGGATGCAAAGCACCTGACCACAGCACCATTGCTCGATTCCGAAAAGACTATCTGAAGGAAGCCATAGAAGACCTCTTTTTCCAAATGGTAAAGCATTTACATGAGCTTGGTGAAGTAGAGTTTAAGAACCTCTTTGTCGATGGAACAAAAATTGAAGCCAGTGCTAACCGTTATACCTTTGTCTGGAAAAAAGTCGTTAACAAAAATGAGGCAAAGATGTTCTTGAAAATTCAGTCTTGTCTTGAGGAGATCAATTTGACCTATTTAAAGGACTTCAACGTAACCAAAGAGACGTTACTTAAGGATCTTAAGACTGCTATCTCTTACCTAGAAGAAAAATGTCAGCAAGAGCAGATTGAATTTGTTCACGGTATTGGAAAACGGAAATCAAAGCTGCAGAAATTTATAGAAAGCCTGAAGGAATTCTATACCCGGCAAGAAAAGTACAATGCACATCACCAATTCTTCGAAGGAAGAAATAGCTACTCTAAGACCGATCCTGATGCAACGTTCATGCATATGAAAGATGATCATATGCGCAATGCTCAGTTAAAGCCGGCTTACAATGTCCAGATTGGCGTGGAAAGCGAATATGTAACAGGGGTTGGGATCTTCCAGGATCGTAACGACATAGCCACATTAATTCCTTTTTTAAACATGCTTGAATCAAAACTACAGGCGCATTATGAGAATGTTACCGCAGACTCTGGTTATGAGAGCGAAGAGAACTATCTTTATCTCGAAGGAAAACATCAGACCTGCTACATAAAGCCACAGACCTATGAACAATGGAAAAAGAAGAGCTTCAAAAAAGATATTAGTAAGCGAGAAAACATGGCTTACAATGCGGAAATCGATGAATACACGTGTCATAATGGAAAACAACTCAAACCCGTTGGAATCACTCATCGAACATCAGCAACCGGTTACCAGTCCGAAATAACAGTCTATGAATGTGAAGACTGCAGTGACTGTCCGTGTAAAAGTCGCTGTACAAAAGCTAAAGGCAATCGACGAATGCAAGTATCCAAAACGTTTGTGGCCAAACGCCAGATCTCGTATAGAAACATCACAACCAAAGAAGGAATACTGCTAAGAGTAAATCGGTCCATACAGGTTGAAGGAGCCTTTGGGGTCCTCAAAAATGACTATAACTTCGACCGCTTTCTAACACGAGGCAAAAACAGTGTGAAAACTGAATTTATGCTGCTGTGTTTTGGGTATAACGTGAATAAACTTCACTCTAAAATACAAAATGAACGAATTGGGAAACCCCTTCATCCACTAAAAACCGCATAA
- a CDS encoding DUF1540 domain-containing protein: MPVKKMPQPNGGIKCVVNTCHYYGSGDHCHAEKIEVQSPNATTPDMTDCATFRAE; this comes from the coding sequence ATGCCAGTTAAGAAAATGCCTCAACCTAATGGTGGGATTAAATGTGTTGTTAACACCTGTCATTATTATGGTTCAGGAGATCATTGCCATGCTGAGAAAATTGAAGTCCAATCCCCCAATGCAACGACACCAGATATGACGGACTGCGCTACTTTTCGTGCAGAGTAA
- a CDS encoding flavodoxin family protein: protein MKKILGIVASQRKLANGEILIKEAAASVGEEAELELVKLTDLKLMPCKACYACLGKDKRCPLDDDLYSLFDRIKEADGVILSSPCYALGPAGITKIFGDRIIALAQQIDQIWGKPCVIIGTAGIRCWEGYTLSAMIANARFMGLEVKDAHMFIGALPGETLVDPEGRERIKLIGQSLFGIPHQPESGQCPTCWSDLWKFPTPNHALCPICGQEAKILPADDGNSLTWEFGPSAARFSKDHLKEHFQVWLKDQVQEFIKRRKELALIRNKYRV from the coding sequence TTGAAAAAAATATTAGGAATTGTAGCTTCTCAGCGCAAACTAGCGAATGGAGAAATTCTTATTAAAGAAGCTGCTGCTTCAGTTGGGGAGGAAGCGGAGTTAGAACTTGTTAAGTTGACAGATCTCAAGCTTATGCCCTGTAAAGCATGTTATGCCTGCTTAGGAAAGGATAAGCGCTGTCCTCTGGATGATGATTTGTATTCTTTATTCGACCGGATTAAAGAAGCTGACGGAGTTATACTCTCCTCGCCGTGCTATGCTTTGGGCCCGGCTGGAATTACAAAAATCTTCGGTGACCGTATTATTGCTCTTGCACAACAGATTGATCAAATTTGGGGAAAACCCTGTGTAATTATCGGTACCGCAGGCATCAGGTGCTGGGAAGGATATACCCTTTCTGCCATGATTGCCAATGCTCGTTTTATGGGGCTGGAGGTAAAAGATGCTCATATGTTTATCGGTGCCTTGCCCGGTGAAACATTGGTTGATCCGGAGGGGAGGGAGAGAATCAAGCTTATCGGTCAATCTTTATTTGGCATACCTCATCAACCAGAATCAGGACAATGTCCTACTTGCTGGTCTGATTTATGGAAGTTTCCTACACCCAATCATGCGTTGTGTCCTATCTGCGGCCAAGAAGCAAAGATCTTACCTGCCGATGATGGCAATTCCTTGACTTGGGAATTTGGACCATCTGCAGCTCGCTTTAGCAAAGATCATTTAAAAGAACATTTTCAAGTTTGGTTAAAAGATCAAGTACAAGAATTTATTAAACGTCGTAAAGAATTGGCTCTGATTCGAAATAAGTATAGGGTTTAA
- a CDS encoding TetR/AcrR family transcriptional regulator, whose protein sequence is MLKFLELDKLKQDRIINAAMKEFALKGYKNASTNEIVKEAGISKGLLFHYFTNKKSLFLYLYNYSLETFTMEFFARINLLEKDIFKRIRQMALLKIGLIKKYPEIYNFLYTAVLEEAQEIKDDLEQKNKQILNDNYAKLFRDIDVDKFKDTFEIDKTKNIVIWTIEGYSNQILAKIKSQHLTDLDYEEISKELDVYLKYLEIAFYK, encoded by the coding sequence ATGTTAAAATTTTTAGAGTTAGATAAACTTAAGCAAGATCGTATTATAAATGCTGCAATGAAAGAATTTGCTTTAAAAGGTTATAAAAATGCTTCAACCAACGAAATTGTTAAAGAAGCCGGTATATCGAAAGGTTTATTATTTCACTATTTTACAAATAAAAAAAGCTTATTTTTATATTTATATAATTACTCCCTAGAGACATTTACCATGGAGTTCTTTGCAAGAATTAATTTGCTAGAGAAAGATATTTTTAAGAGAATCCGTCAGATGGCTTTATTAAAAATCGGCCTAATAAAAAAATACCCGGAAATATATAATTTTCTTTATACTGCTGTTCTTGAAGAAGCGCAGGAAATTAAAGATGATTTAGAGCAAAAAAACAAGCAAATATTAAACGATAATTACGCTAAACTTTTTCGGGATATTGATGTCGATAAATTCAAAGACACTTTTGAAATCGACAAGACAAAAAACATTGTAATTTGGACAATAGAGGGTTACTCCAACCAAATACTTGCAAAGATTAAATCCCAACATCTCACTGATTTGGATTATGAAGAAATATCAAAGGAATTGGATGTTTATCTAAAGTATTTGGAAATTGCCTTTTACAAATAA
- a CDS encoding PEP/pyruvate-binding domain-containing protein gives MGNFVKHFNELTPEFYSAAGGKGAMLARMFQGVYPVPEGFVILPSAFNEQGLDNSAWQEIEAYLKDIIKNSGGSAFFAVRSSGLSEDSALASFAGEFETVLNVEADKVRDAIHTVFKSTESERVKVYSSVHGFEERHKIAVVVQLMVPSELSGVLFTADPITGSHTSMAGNYVHGLGEQLVSGEANANPFRLMRPKGKYDGPKEFKQYAEELFRYANNLENDYNGPQDIEWALAKDKLYILQSRPVTSLRTINYDSYEINESLDGDFLWTNNNVGEAIPDVMTPFTWSLIRELDIECQRITGYYLWSGNICGRVYTNVSMLLSIMPQFGLSLNWGKQLIGDVFGNIPNDIEVPLYPFEKVALIKELIQRGKKNVKRIKEAQKNKQYYLDFTQRWCNEVLKQIDDFNSRQQLLDLWLNEIRPYVSKLWNAWLGGASSTTLVTLRKRLIKMVGEEEANRLLSNVRGDHGLESLGPLMGIMEITKGELSREDYMAQYGHRSPHEFEMSIPYPIEDKEYLDKQITEYKKSGVDVEELLQKQQEQFRQAKERFDLRYPAKRKWLEKNLSKIRLTAQDRESLRSEFVKTFRVIRCFMLKLGELTQIDNVFFLYCFEVPDLLRGDDSMLRHLVVRQQNYDLYKTLPVMPQFIRGRFDPFMWAREEDRRIDYFGPRTKRLPCDENPQVIKGFPGAAGKIEGNVRLLESFAETESFLPGEILVTSTTNVGWTPLFPKAAAIITDIGAPLSHAAIVARELGIPAVVGCGTATSRLKTGDRVIVDGGQGLIEILSRK, from the coding sequence ATGGGAAATTTCGTGAAGCATTTTAATGAATTAACTCCTGAATTTTATTCTGCTGCCGGTGGAAAAGGCGCTATGCTTGCACGAATGTTTCAAGGTGTTTATCCGGTACCGGAAGGTTTTGTAATTTTGCCCTCAGCCTTTAACGAACAAGGTCTGGATAACAGCGCTTGGCAGGAGATAGAGGCTTACCTCAAGGACATTATTAAGAATTCCGGAGGATCGGCTTTTTTTGCCGTAAGGTCTTCCGGATTGAGCGAGGATTCGGCTTTAGCTTCTTTTGCAGGGGAATTCGAAACTGTTCTCAATGTTGAAGCAGATAAGGTTCGTGACGCAATTCATACGGTATTTAAGTCTACAGAGTCTGAGCGTGTCAAAGTATATAGTTCAGTTCATGGGTTCGAGGAAAGGCATAAAATAGCCGTAGTCGTTCAATTAATGGTGCCGTCGGAACTTTCAGGTGTCTTGTTTACGGCGGACCCCATTACTGGGAGTCATACCAGTATGGCGGGAAACTATGTCCATGGTTTGGGTGAGCAGCTCGTTTCCGGCGAGGCTAATGCCAATCCCTTTAGATTAATGAGGCCAAAAGGCAAGTATGATGGTCCAAAGGAATTTAAACAATATGCGGAAGAGCTTTTTAGATATGCCAACAACTTGGAAAATGATTATAACGGACCGCAGGATATTGAGTGGGCCTTGGCAAAGGACAAATTGTATATCCTTCAATCTCGGCCTGTTACCAGCTTGCGCACCATCAATTACGACAGCTACGAAATTAACGAAAGTCTTGATGGGGATTTCTTGTGGACTAACAATAACGTCGGAGAAGCAATACCCGATGTCATGACTCCTTTTACCTGGAGTTTGATTCGGGAGCTTGATATAGAATGCCAAAGAATCACCGGATATTATTTATGGTCTGGTAATATTTGCGGCAGGGTTTATACAAATGTCAGTATGCTGTTGTCGATTATGCCGCAATTTGGTCTTAGTCTGAATTGGGGTAAACAATTAATAGGAGATGTTTTCGGCAACATCCCCAACGATATCGAGGTACCTCTCTATCCTTTTGAGAAAGTCGCCTTAATTAAGGAATTGATACAAAGAGGTAAGAAGAACGTCAAACGGATAAAAGAGGCGCAAAAAAACAAACAATATTATCTCGATTTCACCCAGCGATGGTGTAATGAGGTCCTCAAACAGATCGATGATTTCAATTCGCGTCAGCAATTGCTCGATCTTTGGTTAAACGAAATAAGGCCCTACGTGTCTAAACTTTGGAATGCGTGGCTCGGAGGAGCAAGCAGTACGACACTAGTAACCCTCCGTAAACGACTCATTAAAATGGTAGGCGAGGAAGAGGCTAATCGTTTGCTTTCAAATGTTCGAGGAGATCATGGTTTAGAAAGCCTGGGGCCTTTAATGGGGATCATGGAAATTACTAAGGGAGAGCTGAGCCGTGAAGATTATATGGCTCAGTATGGTCACCGCAGCCCGCATGAATTTGAAATGTCAATTCCATATCCGATAGAAGATAAAGAATACCTTGATAAGCAGATTACTGAATATAAAAAATCCGGCGTTGATGTCGAAGAACTCTTACAAAAGCAACAAGAGCAGTTTAGACAGGCAAAAGAACGGTTTGATTTGCGTTATCCGGCAAAACGAAAATGGTTGGAAAAGAATCTTTCTAAAATAAGACTAACAGCACAGGATAGAGAATCGTTGCGTTCCGAGTTTGTTAAAACGTTCCGTGTGATACGTTGTTTCATGCTCAAACTTGGAGAACTTACGCAAATTGATAATGTCTTCTTCCTATACTGTTTTGAAGTGCCGGATTTACTCAGAGGCGATGATTCAATGCTTAGACATTTAGTTGTTCGCCAGCAAAATTACGACCTTTACAAGACTCTCCCTGTTATGCCTCAATTTATCAGAGGGCGATTTGACCCCTTTATGTGGGCAAGAGAAGAGGATCGTCGGATCGATTATTTTGGTCCTCGAACGAAACGTTTGCCCTGCGATGAAAACCCACAGGTCATAAAAGGTTTTCCTGGAGCCGCGGGGAAGATTGAAGGAAATGTTCGTCTACTAGAGAGCTTTGCAGAAACAGAGTCATTTCTGCCAGGAGAAATTCTTGTTACTTCAACAACCAATGTAGGTTGGACTCCTCTTTTTCCTAAAGCCGCTGCAATCATAACCGATATAGGAGCTCCTTTGTCACATGCTGCCATTGTTGCACGAGAGCTTGGCATTCCGGCAGTCGTGGGCTGCGGAACCGCAACCAGTAGGTTGAAAACAGGAGACAGGGTGATAGTAGATGGCGGTCAAGGCTTGATTGAAATCTTGAGTCGTAAATAA
- a CDS encoding acyltransferase, with protein sequence MNKEHIKELDVLRMIGFAFVVAQHIFGAYAWREGASFSESLILSLLYVIAQPAVPMFVMITAISLFYSHTEPMNKLTFYKKRILYIFLPYVIWSIINIIDAKQYGQSSFDHFLGQLAAGTGRYHLWYMSMILTIYLFFPLLLWLSKRIIKLPKLYKVGILLISFVLYIILLRNNGITLLIGKIIFTTPTNNEQKFIDRTPLLYSIYFVVGAYIIFGYSRFLSWLQRYRKQILFSYILLMLYMYFAQISPHLPGHKYIMPGYLYCFLKVSYMLFSILMSYCSACYIANQKPKLYRLFKETSPYSYSAYLAHVIVLQAVAMELNKVYPIKDFLASSLLIYILTIALTVKLVQLLSLLPFSKYFLGTNCKYQQKYISNRDFQYTFTGRG encoded by the coding sequence ATGAACAAAGAACATATTAAAGAATTAGACGTCCTAAGAATGATTGGCTTTGCATTTGTTGTTGCCCAGCACATTTTTGGGGCATATGCCTGGCGGGAAGGGGCAAGTTTTTCGGAATCACTGATTCTAAGTTTGCTCTATGTTATTGCTCAACCCGCTGTACCCATGTTTGTGATGATTACTGCGATCAGTCTATTCTATAGTCATACTGAACCAATGAATAAACTAACATTTTATAAAAAACGGATCCTTTATATTTTTCTGCCCTATGTAATTTGGTCTATTATTAATATAATCGATGCCAAACAGTACGGACAGTCTTCTTTTGATCATTTCCTAGGGCAATTGGCCGCCGGTACCGGACGGTACCATCTATGGTACATGTCAATGATTTTAACAATTTACTTGTTCTTTCCGCTGTTATTATGGCTGTCCAAACGGATTATAAAACTGCCTAAATTATATAAAGTGGGTATCCTATTAATTTCTTTTGTGTTATACATAATACTTCTGAGGAATAATGGAATTACTTTATTAATTGGTAAGATCATTTTTACAACCCCTACAAATAACGAGCAAAAATTTATTGACCGAACACCCTTGTTGTACTCAATTTACTTCGTTGTAGGGGCTTATATTATATTCGGATATTCCCGCTTTTTATCGTGGCTCCAACGTTATCGAAAACAAATATTATTTTCATATATACTGTTGATGCTCTATATGTATTTCGCTCAAATATCACCTCATCTTCCCGGACATAAGTATATTATGCCTGGATATCTATACTGTTTTCTAAAAGTTTCATACATGCTTTTTTCTATCCTAATGTCATATTGTTCTGCCTGTTACATTGCAAACCAAAAACCAAAACTATATCGTTTATTCAAAGAAACTTCTCCGTACTCCTATTCGGCCTATTTAGCACATGTTATTGTGCTTCAAGCAGTAGCGATGGAATTAAACAAGGTGTATCCCATAAAAGATTTCTTGGCATCAAGCTTACTCATCTATATATTAACGATTGCATTAACTGTGAAGTTGGTTCAGTTATTAAGTCTGTTACCATTTTCAAAATACTTTCTTGGTACGAACTGTAAGTACCAGCAGAAATACATCAGTAATAGGGATTTTCAATACACCTTCACAGGAAGAGGTTAA
- a CDS encoding IS1182 family transposase codes for MLKTKLHTKNYNELGGHYQLALPFNFNVLIPEDDSVRLLSHILEGLNYEALYKAYSSTGRKPVVEPKILFKVLTYAYMNNIYSSRKIEVACKRDINFMWLLAGCKAPDHSTIARFRKDYLKEAIEDLFFQMVKHLHELGEVEFKNLFVDGTKIEASANRYTFVWKKVVNKNEAKMFLKIQSCLEEINLTYLKDFNVTKETLLKDLKTAISYLEEKCQQEQIEFVHGIGKRKSKLQKFIESLKEFYTRQEKYNAHHQFFEGRNSYSKTDPDATFMHMKDDHMRNAQLKPAYNVQIGVESEYVTGVGIFQDRNDIATLIPFLNMLESKLQAHYENVTADSGYESEENYLYLEGKHQTCYIKPQTYEQWKKKSFKKDISKRENMAYNAEIDEYTCHNGKQLKPVGITHRTSATGYQSEITVYECEDCSDCPCKSRCTKAKGNRRMQVSKTFVAKRQISYRNITTKEGILLRVNRSIQVEGAFGVLKNDYNFNRFLTRGKNSVKTEFMLLCFGYNVNKLHSKIQNERIGKPLHPLKTA; via the coding sequence ATGCTAAAAACCAAATTACACACTAAGAATTATAACGAATTAGGTGGACACTATCAATTAGCTTTGCCATTTAATTTTAACGTGTTAATACCAGAGGATGACTCCGTTCGACTACTAAGCCACATTTTGGAGGGATTAAATTACGAAGCGTTGTATAAGGCCTACTCTTCCACTGGAAGAAAACCGGTAGTCGAACCCAAAATCCTGTTTAAAGTATTGACCTATGCCTATATGAATAACATTTACTCCAGCCGAAAAATTGAAGTCGCCTGTAAAAGAGACATTAACTTCATGTGGTTATTGGCAGGATGCAAAGCACCTGACCACAGCACCATTGCTCGATTCCGAAAAGACTATCTGAAGGAAGCCATAGAAGACCTCTTTTTCCAAATGGTAAAGCATTTACATGAGCTTGGTGAAGTAGAGTTTAAGAACCTCTTTGTCGATGGAACAAAAATTGAAGCCAGTGCTAACCGTTATACCTTTGTCTGGAAAAAAGTCGTTAACAAAAATGAGGCAAAGATGTTCTTGAAAATTCAGTCTTGTCTTGAGGAGATCAATTTGACCTATTTAAAGGACTTCAACGTAACCAAAGAGACGTTACTTAAGGATCTTAAGACTGCTATCTCTTACCTAGAAGAAAAATGTCAGCAAGAGCAGATTGAATTTGTTCACGGTATTGGAAAACGGAAATCAAAGCTGCAGAAATTTATAGAAAGCCTGAAGGAATTCTATACCCGGCAAGAAAAGTACAATGCACATCACCAATTCTTCGAAGGAAGAAATAGCTACTCTAAGACCGATCCTGATGCAACGTTCATGCATATGAAAGATGATCATATGCGCAATGCTCAGTTAAAGCCGGCTTACAATGTCCAGATTGGCGTGGAAAGCGAATATGTAACAGGGGTTGGGATCTTCCAGGATCGTAACGACATAGCCACATTAATTCCTTTTTTAAATATGCTTGAATCAAAACTACAGGCGCATTATGAGAATGTTACCGCAGACTCTGGTTATGAGAGCGAAGAGAACTATCTTTATCTCGAAGGAAAACATCAGACCTGCTACATAAAGCCACAGACCTATGAACAATGGAAAAAGAAGAGCTTCAAAAAAGATATTAGTAAGCGAGAAAACATGGCTTACAATGCGGAAATCGATGAATACACGTGTCATAATGGAAAACAACTCAAACCCGTTGGAATCACTCATCGAACATCAGCAACCGGTTACCAGTCCGAAATAACAGTCTATGAATGTGAAGACTGCAGTGACTGTCCGTGTAAAAGTCGCTGTACAAAAGCTAAAGGCAATCGACGAATGCAAGTATCCAAAACGTTTGTGGCCAAACGCCAGATCTCGTATAGAAACATCACAACCAAAGAAGGAATACTGCTAAGAGTAAATCGGTCCATACAGGTTGAAGGAGCCTTTGGGGTCCTCAAAAATGACTATAACTTCAACCGCTTTCTAACACGAGGCAAAAACAGTGTGAAAACTGAATTTATGCTGCTGTGTTTTGGGTATAACGTGAATAAACTTCACTCTAAAATACAAAATGAACGAATTGGGAAACCCCTTCATCCACTAAAAACCGCATAA
- a CDS encoding C40 family peptidase produces MMKRIITLTITVLIGILAMVPVANASTNTARAAKVQRVIAKSESFIGTRYVLGGTSYYGIDCSGLTMDAYKVAGIALPRTSSGQYNVGTYVTTGRLLLGDLVFFSFNARHTITHVGIYLGNGKFINATSHKGVTISRFSPYWWKAYVGAKRIIR; encoded by the coding sequence ATGATGAAAAGAATAATAACATTAACTATAACCGTCTTGATAGGTATATTAGCTATGGTTCCAGTAGCAAATGCTTCAACAAATACTGCTCGTGCCGCAAAAGTTCAACGAGTTATAGCAAAATCAGAAAGTTTCATTGGTACAAGATACGTCTTAGGTGGGACAAGTTATTACGGTATTGATTGTTCCGGCCTTACAATGGACGCATACAAGGTTGCAGGAATCGCTCTCCCGCGGACAAGTTCCGGACAGTATAACGTTGGAACTTATGTCACGACAGGTCGACTTTTACTGGGTGATTTGGTTTTCTTTAGCTTTAATGCACGCCATACGATAACTCATGTTGGCATTTATCTTGGCAACGGTAAATTTATCAACGCTACAAGTCATAAAGGAGTAACCATCAGTCGCTTTAGCCCTTATTGGTGGAAAGCTTATGTTGGGGCTAAAAGAATAATCAGGTAA